One region of Sulfuriroseicoccus oceanibius genomic DNA includes:
- a CDS encoding ABC transporter substrate-binding protein — MTRSPLTTRIIAVGVALIVTLLTPFVLRPKSSGNQDSADETLVIISPHNATIRDEFDRAFRKWAEANLGKKVYIDWRTPGGTSEIRRVLESEFEYASESGRRGIGIDLMFGGGAYDFKRQAAAGHLAPSQAIQRELELLLSGIIPHSFTGETFYDPHGLWIGTCISSFGIVYNSDSLAALGIESPPKSWDDLADPRYFGKIALADPTKSGSANKAFESLIQQKIQEETAKVSPDAVHPERDRQEAIKRGWANALNLIQRIGANARYYTDSASKIPLDVAQGNAAAGMCIDFYGRTLAEQLTTLDGSSRVHFITPRNGTSASVDPVAILRGAPNPELAEAFIEFCLSKPGQRLWNGKVGSPDGPTENALRRLPIRRDLYTEKELEHFTDPEALPYEATAGFNYDPALTGNAFSSIAVIIKAMCIDSHDELKEAMTAIQRNGKPNQATEALFDVSITSYSNAVGGISETLADDNKIHTSKLSRNLVKRFRENYRRAAALARRSTR, encoded by the coding sequence ATGACCCGCTCGCCACTCACCACACGGATTATCGCGGTTGGGGTGGCGCTCATCGTCACGTTGCTCACGCCATTTGTGCTGCGCCCGAAGTCGTCGGGCAACCAGGACAGCGCGGACGAAACTCTCGTCATCATCAGCCCGCACAACGCGACCATCCGCGATGAGTTCGACCGCGCATTCCGTAAGTGGGCCGAAGCCAACCTGGGCAAAAAAGTCTACATCGACTGGCGCACTCCCGGCGGTACATCGGAAATCCGCCGCGTGCTGGAGAGCGAGTTCGAGTACGCCAGCGAATCCGGCCGCCGCGGCATCGGAATCGACCTCATGTTCGGCGGTGGCGCCTACGACTTCAAACGCCAGGCAGCCGCCGGCCACCTCGCCCCGTCCCAAGCCATCCAGCGTGAGTTGGAACTCCTGCTCAGCGGCATCATCCCCCACAGCTTCACCGGCGAAACCTTCTACGATCCACACGGACTCTGGATCGGCACATGCATCTCTTCGTTCGGAATCGTCTACAACAGCGACTCACTCGCCGCACTCGGTATCGAATCCCCGCCAAAATCGTGGGACGATTTGGCGGACCCTCGCTATTTCGGGAAAATCGCCCTGGCGGACCCAACCAAATCAGGCTCCGCCAACAAAGCCTTCGAATCTCTGATCCAACAAAAGATCCAGGAGGAAACCGCCAAGGTCAGCCCCGACGCCGTCCACCCCGAGCGCGACCGCCAGGAAGCCATCAAGCGCGGCTGGGCCAACGCCCTCAACCTCATCCAACGCATCGGTGCCAACGCCCGCTACTACACCGACAGCGCCTCGAAAATTCCACTCGACGTCGCACAGGGCAACGCAGCCGCCGGCATGTGCATCGACTTCTACGGCCGCACGCTCGCCGAACAACTCACCACCCTCGACGGCTCGTCACGCGTCCATTTCATCACCCCACGCAATGGCACGTCCGCCAGCGTCGACCCCGTCGCCATCCTCCGAGGCGCCCCGAACCCGGAGCTCGCCGAAGCCTTCATTGAGTTCTGCCTCAGCAAACCTGGCCAGCGGCTGTGGAATGGAAAAGTCGGCAGCCCGGACGGCCCCACCGAGAACGCGCTGCGCCGCCTCCCGATCCGCCGCGACCTCTACACCGAAAAGGAACTCGAGCACTTCACCGATCCCGAGGCCCTGCCCTACGAGGCCACCGCCGGTTTCAACTACGACCCCGCCCTCACCGGTAATGCCTTCTCGTCCATCGCCGTCATCATCAAAGCGATGTGCATCGACTCCCACGACGAGCTCAAGGAAGCGATGACCGCCATCCAACGCAATGGCAAGCCCAACCAGGCTACCGAGGCGCTCTTCGACGTCTCGATCACCAGTTACTCCAACGCGGTGGGCGGCATCAGCGAAACCCTCGCCGACGACAACAAGATCCACACGTCGAAGCTCAGCCGTAACCTAGTAAAACGCTTCCGCGAGAACTACCGCCGCGCCGCCGCATTGGCCCGCAGATCAACCCGCTGA
- a CDS encoding saccharopine dehydrogenase family protein, producing the protein MKDILIIGAGGVGSVVTHKCAMAGSFGKITLASRTVEKCDAIAASVKERTGVEVATAQVDADNVEATVALINEVKPFLVINVALPYQDLPIMDACLEAGVHYMDTANYEPPNEAKFEYHWQWAYQEKFEKAGLCALLGSGFDPGVTNVFTAWALKHHFDEIHYLDIVDVNGGDHGKAFATNFNPEINIREVTADCRHWQGGKFVETPAMSRSMQFTCPEGVGTYDIYRMYHEELESITKHIPTIRKAQFWMSFSQNYLKHLEVLQNVGMTSIQPVEYNGQEIIPLQFLKAVLPDPGDLGKTTQGKTCIGCIVRGVKDGQDKAIYVYNICDHEKCFEEVGSQAISYTTGVPTMIGAKMLTEGDWLKPGVWNMEQNDPDAFMDQLNLHGLPWTVVELPVGETGFED; encoded by the coding sequence ATGAAAGACATCCTGATCATCGGCGCCGGCGGAGTCGGCAGCGTCGTCACCCACAAGTGCGCCATGGCCGGCAGCTTCGGCAAAATCACCTTGGCCAGCCGCACGGTTGAGAAGTGCGATGCCATCGCCGCCAGCGTCAAAGAACGCACCGGCGTGGAAGTCGCCACCGCCCAGGTCGACGCCGACAACGTGGAAGCCACCGTTGCTCTGATCAACGAGGTGAAGCCATTCCTCGTCATCAACGTCGCCCTGCCATATCAGGACCTCCCGATCATGGACGCCTGCCTCGAAGCCGGCGTGCATTACATGGACACCGCCAACTACGAACCACCAAACGAAGCCAAGTTCGAGTACCACTGGCAGTGGGCCTACCAGGAGAAATTCGAAAAAGCCGGCCTCTGCGCACTGCTCGGTTCGGGCTTCGATCCAGGCGTGACCAATGTCTTCACCGCCTGGGCTCTCAAGCACCACTTCGACGAAATCCACTACCTCGACATCGTCGACGTCAATGGAGGCGACCACGGCAAGGCATTCGCCACCAACTTCAACCCGGAAATCAACATCCGCGAAGTCACCGCAGATTGCCGTCACTGGCAGGGTGGCAAGTTTGTCGAAACCCCGGCCATGTCGCGCAGCATGCAGTTCACCTGCCCAGAAGGCGTCGGCACCTACGACATCTACCGCATGTACCACGAGGAGCTGGAATCGATCACCAAACACATCCCGACCATCCGCAAGGCGCAGTTCTGGATGAGCTTCTCGCAGAACTACCTCAAGCACCTCGAAGTGCTGCAGAACGTCGGCATGACCTCGATCCAGCCAGTCGAATACAATGGCCAGGAGATCATCCCGCTGCAGTTCCTCAAAGCAGTGCTGCCAGACCCAGGCGACCTCGGCAAGACCACCCAGGGCAAAACCTGCATCGGCTGCATCGTGCGCGGCGTGAAAGACGGCCAGGACAAAGCCATCTACGTCTACAACATCTGCGACCACGAAAAGTGCTTCGAGGAAGTCGGCTCCCAGGCCATCTCCTACACCACCGGAGTCCCAACCATGATCGGCGCAAAAATGCTCACCGAAGGTGACTGGCTCAAGCCAGGCGTCTGGAACATGGAGCAAAACGATCCGGATGCCTTCATGGACCAGCTCAACCTCCACGGCCTGCCATGGACCGTCGTCGAGCTCCCAGTCGGTGAAACCGGCTTCGAAGACTAA
- a CDS encoding CDP-alcohol phosphatidyltransferase family protein produces the protein MSPHEPKIYFLPNLMTAGNLFCGFMAVLTIFEGMTLAPGDVALANQQYQTAIWLIFGACLFDLLDGRLARLGGKESPFGQEFDSIADVVSFGVAPALLVFNVVLIDMPSQAGWMIAFLFLLCGAMRLARFNCMAFSVAAAGAREAKPAEVEEKAEEKGDDKSKDFVGLPVPMAAATVASLTIFMMWVSEGEMQLGNWRYALPVLMVLLSLMMMSRLRYPSFKNISLTSRSSLMLIVVVTMVLVLMVKFYYVAPAVACVFYVLYGVVRPWLSNRWRRGIEEPLEND, from the coding sequence ATGTCCCCACACGAACCTAAGATCTATTTTCTCCCGAACTTGATGACTGCCGGCAATTTGTTTTGCGGGTTTATGGCAGTGCTGACGATTTTTGAAGGAATGACGCTGGCGCCGGGCGATGTGGCGTTGGCCAATCAGCAGTACCAGACGGCGATCTGGCTGATTTTCGGGGCGTGTTTGTTTGATTTGCTCGACGGGCGGTTGGCGCGACTGGGAGGGAAGGAGTCGCCGTTTGGGCAGGAGTTTGATTCGATTGCGGACGTGGTGTCGTTTGGTGTGGCGCCTGCGTTGTTGGTGTTCAATGTGGTGTTGATCGACATGCCGTCGCAGGCGGGGTGGATGATCGCGTTTTTGTTCCTGCTGTGCGGTGCGATGCGATTGGCGCGTTTCAACTGCATGGCGTTTTCGGTGGCTGCGGCGGGTGCGCGTGAGGCGAAGCCTGCTGAGGTAGAGGAAAAGGCGGAGGAGAAGGGGGATGACAAGTCGAAGGACTTTGTGGGGCTGCCGGTACCGATGGCGGCTGCGACTGTGGCGTCGCTGACGATTTTCATGATGTGGGTGAGCGAGGGCGAGATGCAGTTGGGCAACTGGCGCTATGCGTTGCCGGTGTTGATGGTGCTGTTGTCTCTGATGATGATGAGCCGTCTGCGCTACCCGAGCTTCAAGAACATCAGCCTGACCTCGCGCAGTTCGTTGATGCTGATTGTGGTGGTGACGATGGTTTTGGTGCTGATGGTGAAGTTTTACTATGTGGCACCGGCGGTGGCGTGTGTGTTTTACGTACTGTACGGGGTGGTGCGTCCGTGGTTGTCCAACCGCTGGCGGCGCGGGATCGAGGAGCCGTTGGAGAACGATTAA
- a CDS encoding carbohydrate porin, whose product MIARKIFVFVWSVVAIASGQSEPMPSSEEDFIGGPSSIGSDLQRDDGAPEANLFTPWYTFKEQMRERSGFDFSLDYTTLYQKAGGTLTGNDDAFSGVFRIYGKWELLGRGTQDTGSLVWKVESRDKLGGDVVPGALGANLGYLGVTGASFSEAGWFLAPLYWEQFLCDGRFGFVVGRLDSLDFVDISGYSGQWHRFQNASLLVNSTIPYPDLGFGAGAGFKIGSDWVVGASIHDANGSAQDFDFLVDGWEFFKQVYVSWSPDRARRLDRAAHLTLWHADERTGLGNDDGWGLALSYNWMLDCGWMPFARVGWADGEASRADATILAGMLYRPESGIGEFGGALGWESLSNDTLGDQTAAELFFRWDVSSHFSLTPSVQVLIDPALNPSDDLLVLGGLRARLSF is encoded by the coding sequence ATGATCGCAAGAAAGATATTCGTATTCGTCTGGTCTGTCGTGGCAATTGCCTCAGGCCAGAGTGAGCCAATGCCGTCATCTGAAGAGGATTTTATTGGAGGTCCATCCAGCATTGGTTCAGATCTGCAGCGCGATGACGGAGCTCCGGAAGCGAACCTTTTTACCCCTTGGTATACTTTTAAGGAACAAATGCGCGAACGCTCAGGCTTTGACTTTAGCCTGGACTACACCACCCTTTACCAGAAGGCCGGTGGAACCCTGACGGGCAACGACGATGCTTTCAGTGGCGTATTTCGAATCTATGGGAAATGGGAGCTGCTCGGGCGGGGAACGCAGGACACTGGATCCCTCGTATGGAAGGTAGAGAGCCGCGACAAACTGGGTGGCGATGTAGTGCCCGGAGCCCTGGGTGCCAACTTGGGATATCTTGGCGTCACCGGGGCAAGCTTTTCCGAAGCAGGATGGTTTCTCGCTCCCCTTTACTGGGAGCAGTTCCTGTGCGACGGGCGGTTTGGCTTCGTGGTGGGCCGTCTGGACAGCCTAGATTTTGTTGATATCTCGGGATACTCCGGCCAGTGGCATAGATTCCAGAATGCCTCCCTGCTGGTGAATTCTACGATTCCTTATCCGGACCTAGGTTTTGGCGCCGGAGCTGGTTTCAAGATTGGCAGTGACTGGGTTGTAGGGGCCTCCATTCATGACGCCAACGGCTCGGCCCAAGATTTCGATTTTCTTGTCGATGGCTGGGAGTTCTTCAAGCAAGTCTATGTGAGTTGGTCTCCGGACAGGGCCAGGCGACTCGACAGGGCCGCTCATCTTACCCTCTGGCATGCGGACGAGCGGACGGGACTTGGGAACGACGATGGCTGGGGACTGGCACTTTCATACAATTGGATGCTCGACTGCGGATGGATGCCGTTTGCCAGGGTGGGTTGGGCCGATGGTGAGGCCTCTCGTGCGGATGCAACCATCCTCGCCGGCATGCTCTACCGTCCTGAAAGTGGCATTGGCGAGTTTGGAGGGGCTTTGGGATGGGAGAGCCTTTCGAACGACACTCTTGGAGACCAAACCGCGGCCGAATTGTTTTTCCGCTGGGATGTTTCTTCCCATTTCTCGCTGACGCCGTCGGTTCAGGTTTTGATTGATCCGGCACTCAATCCGTCTGACGATCTTCTCGTTCTCGGCGGTCTTAGAGCCCGTCTCAGTTTTTAA